Proteins encoded together in one Vallitalea longa window:
- the iolE gene encoding myo-inosose-2 dehydratase, with protein sequence MDRNKVKLGIAPIAWTNDDMPELGSENTFEQCISEMALAGFTGSEIGNKYPKDPKILKQYLDPRGISICNAWFSTLFTSEPEEVTINNFIKQRDFLYALGAKMIGCSEQGNSIQGTKKAIFYAKPVFTEEEWMKVTKGMNKLAELAAEKGMKVSYHHHMGTGVQTPEEVDKFMNMTNDNVYLLFDSGHLAYSELSSKACYDVLDKHIKRVAHVHLKDVRMEIVNEVKKNRLSFLEGVKMGVFTVPGDGIIDFQPIFKILEDSDYEGWMVVEAEQDPSKANPFEYALKARKYIKKNTGI encoded by the coding sequence TTGGATAGAAATAAAGTGAAATTAGGCATAGCTCCCATTGCGTGGACTAATGACGATATGCCTGAACTTGGCTCAGAAAATACTTTTGAACAGTGTATAAGTGAAATGGCGTTAGCAGGGTTTACAGGTAGTGAAATAGGAAATAAATATCCAAAAGATCCGAAAATACTAAAACAATATCTTGACCCAAGAGGCATAAGCATATGTAATGCATGGTTTTCAACTCTTTTTACTTCAGAACCAGAAGAGGTTACAATTAATAATTTCATTAAACAAAGAGATTTCTTGTATGCTCTAGGAGCTAAAATGATTGGTTGTTCTGAACAAGGAAATAGTATTCAAGGAACAAAAAAAGCAATATTCTATGCTAAACCGGTATTTACAGAAGAAGAATGGATGAAAGTTACAAAAGGTATGAATAAACTAGCTGAATTAGCTGCTGAAAAAGGAATGAAAGTATCTTATCATCATCATATGGGAACAGGTGTACAAACTCCTGAAGAAGTTGACAAGTTCATGAATATGACTAATGATAATGTGTATTTATTATTTGATTCAGGGCATTTAGCTTATTCAGAGTTAAGTTCAAAAGCTTGTTATGACGTATTGGATAAACATATAAAAAGAGTGGCACATGTTCATCTGAAAGATGTTCGTATGGAAATAGTTAATGAAGTCAAGAAAAATAGATTGAGCTTTCTAGAAGGGGTCAAAATGGGAGTATTTACAGTACCAGGAGATGGAATAATTGATTTTCAGCCTATTTTTAAGATATTGGAAGATAGTGATTATGAAGGTTGGATGGTAGTTGAAGCTGAACAGGACCCTTCAAAAGCTAATCCTTTTGAATATGCATTAAAAGCTAGAAAATATATTAAGAAAAACACAGGGATTTAA
- the iolG gene encoding inositol 2-dehydrogenase, with the protein MEKINVGIIGVGRIGRLHAKSITYNIPDAVIKSVSDIKLDGVNEWAESLGIKNVYDDYHKIIEDKEIDAVLVCSSTDTHAQISIEAIEAGKHVFCEKPIDYDLDRISKVLTAVKKSGVKFQVGFNRRFDHNFNRINQITKDGVIGEPHIIKITSRDPEPPPIEYVKVSGGLFFDMTIHDFDMARFQAGSEASEVFAVGASLVDKKIGEAGDVDTAVVTIKFQNGAIAVIDNSRKAVYGYDQRVEVFGSKGSIEAKNDTETNTILRTEQAVSKDKPLYFFLERYMKSFINEMKEFFEAIKNDTETPVKGIDGLNAVIIAMAAKKSLEEGRPIKISEIV; encoded by the coding sequence ATGGAAAAAATAAATGTCGGTATTATTGGTGTTGGGAGAATTGGAAGACTTCATGCAAAGAGTATAACTTACAATATACCTGATGCAGTTATCAAATCAGTATCAGATATCAAATTAGATGGTGTGAATGAGTGGGCTGAAAGTTTAGGTATTAAAAACGTATATGATGATTATCACAAAATAATTGAAGATAAGGAAATAGATGCAGTACTTGTATGTTCGTCAACAGATACTCATGCTCAGATTTCAATAGAAGCTATAGAAGCAGGGAAACATGTTTTCTGTGAAAAACCAATAGATTATGATTTGGATAGAATCTCAAAAGTATTAACAGCAGTAAAAAAATCAGGTGTTAAGTTTCAAGTTGGTTTCAATAGAAGATTTGACCATAACTTCAACAGGATAAATCAAATTACAAAAGATGGTGTTATAGGTGAACCTCATATCATTAAAATCACATCAAGAGATCCTGAACCACCACCAATTGAATATGTAAAAGTATCTGGAGGACTGTTCTTCGATATGACCATCCATGATTTTGATATGGCTAGATTTCAAGCAGGAAGTGAAGCTAGTGAAGTTTTTGCAGTGGGAGCAAGCTTAGTCGATAAGAAAATCGGAGAAGCAGGTGATGTTGATACAGCAGTAGTAACTATCAAATTTCAAAATGGTGCTATAGCAGTAATTGATAACAGTAGAAAAGCTGTTTATGGATACGACCAGAGAGTTGAAGTATTTGGTTCAAAAGGTTCTATTGAGGCAAAAAATGATACTGAAACCAATACAATATTAAGGACTGAGCAGGCAGTTTCAAAAGACAAGCCATTATACTTCTTTTTAGAAAGATATATGAAATCATTTATAAATGAAATGAAAGAGTTTTTTGAAGCTATAAAAAATGATACAGAAACACCTGTAAAAGGAATTGACGGATTAAATGCAGTTATAATTGCAATGGCAGCTAAGAAATCTCTGGAAGAAGGAAGACCTATCAAAATATCTGAAATAGTATAG
- a CDS encoding acyl-CoA carboxylase subunit beta has protein sequence MTNMQMSIQEMYKRKNKLLEGGGRTKIEKQHNSGKMTARERIDMLLDANSFVEIGAYMKHRSTDFGLDEVEIPGDGVVTGYGTIDSSLVYVYAQDFTVMGGSLGEVHAQKICKVMDMALKTGAPIIGINDSGGARVQEGIDALGGFGEIFYRNTKASGIIPQISVIMGPCAGGAVYSPAITDFVFMVDNTSQMFITGPEVIKTVTGEEITKEELGGANVHASKSGVAHFHYADESECIKEIRKLINYLPSNYLEEPIETNVIDDPNRKSSRIMDIIPETPTKAYDMKLIINEIIDKDSFIEVHKNYAQNIVVGFAKMNNETVGIIANQPQFLAGALDVDASDKAARFIRFLDSFNIPIVTLTDVPGYFPGVKQEHNGIIRHGAKLLYAYCEATVPKINVILRKAYGGAYIAMSSKHLGADIVFAWPTAEIAVMGAQGAANIIFRKDIKKAEDPDGMRQQKVNEYRENFANPYVAASRGYVDAVIEPMMTRPYIISALQSFRSKRVEKINKKHGNIPL, from the coding sequence ATGACAAATATGCAAATGAGTATACAGGAAATGTACAAGCGTAAAAACAAGCTACTAGAAGGTGGAGGGAGAACAAAAATAGAGAAACAGCATAATTCCGGGAAAATGACAGCAAGAGAAAGAATCGATATGCTTCTTGATGCTAATAGTTTTGTAGAAATAGGAGCTTATATGAAACATAGATCAACTGATTTTGGACTTGATGAAGTAGAAATACCGGGTGATGGTGTTGTAACTGGTTATGGTACTATCGACAGCAGTTTGGTATATGTATACGCACAAGATTTTACAGTAATGGGTGGTTCTCTAGGTGAGGTACATGCTCAAAAAATATGCAAAGTAATGGATATGGCTCTTAAAACAGGTGCTCCTATAATAGGAATCAATGATTCTGGTGGAGCTAGAGTTCAAGAAGGAATAGATGCTCTAGGAGGTTTTGGAGAGATATTTTATAGAAATACAAAAGCGTCAGGTATAATTCCACAAATATCAGTAATAATGGGGCCTTGTGCAGGAGGAGCTGTTTATTCACCAGCTATAACTGATTTTGTATTTATGGTGGATAATACAAGTCAAATGTTTATTACAGGACCGGAAGTAATAAAAACGGTAACAGGTGAAGAAATAACCAAGGAAGAGCTTGGAGGAGCAAATGTTCATGCAAGCAAAAGTGGTGTAGCACATTTCCATTATGCTGATGAATCAGAATGTATAAAGGAAATCAGAAAGTTAATCAATTATCTGCCTTCGAATTATTTAGAGGAACCTATAGAAACTAATGTAATAGATGATCCTAATAGAAAATCATCAAGAATTATGGATATCATACCTGAAACTCCAACTAAAGCTTATGATATGAAGTTAATTATTAATGAGATAATAGATAAAGATAGTTTTATAGAGGTACATAAAAATTACGCTCAGAATATAGTAGTAGGTTTTGCCAAAATGAATAATGAGACAGTTGGTATTATAGCCAATCAACCACAATTCCTTGCGGGAGCACTAGATGTTGATGCTTCTGATAAAGCGGCAAGATTTATTAGATTTCTTGATAGTTTTAATATACCTATTGTCACGTTGACAGATGTTCCCGGGTATTTTCCAGGGGTTAAACAGGAACATAATGGAATCATAAGGCATGGAGCTAAACTACTATATGCGTATTGTGAAGCAACAGTACCTAAGATTAATGTCATATTAAGAAAAGCATATGGGGGAGCTTATATAGCTATGAGCAGTAAACACCTTGGAGCAGATATAGTTTTCGCTTGGCCTACTGCTGAGATTGCTGTTATGGGGGCACAAGGTGCAGCTAATATCATTTTTAGGAAAGATATAAAAAAAGCAGAAGACCCTGATGGGATGCGACAACAAAAGGTTAATGAGTATAGAGAGAATTTTGCCAATCCATATGTTGCAGCTTCTAGGGGTTATGTTGATGCAGTTATCGAACCTATGATGACAAGACCTTATATAATATCGGCATTACAGTCATTTAGAAGTAAACGTGTAGAAAAGATTAATAAGAAACATGGGAATATACCTTTGTAA
- a CDS encoding PadR family transcriptional regulator, with the protein MSLKHGLLGLLHYGSMSGYELDKFFKSSLNFFWQANRSQIYRELNKMEDEGWLTSKIVFQTEKPNKKLYTITDEGKNEFEKWLTIDCVDDALFTRNPLLLKTFFAGERGDDDNIRMLEDFKERCEKELMNIQQACRSRCEKNKDEIYWSITADYGEYYYDMCINWAKNSINKLKGEKE; encoded by the coding sequence ATGTCATTAAAACATGGACTTCTAGGATTATTACATTATGGATCAATGTCAGGATATGAACTGGATAAGTTCTTTAAAAGTTCTTTGAATTTTTTTTGGCAAGCAAATAGAAGTCAGATATATAGGGAATTAAATAAAATGGAAGATGAAGGATGGTTAACTTCCAAGATTGTTTTTCAAACAGAAAAACCTAATAAAAAGCTGTATACGATAACTGATGAAGGAAAAAATGAATTTGAAAAATGGTTGACTATTGATTGCGTTGATGATGCATTATTTACAAGAAACCCTTTATTATTAAAAACATTTTTCGCTGGGGAAAGAGGAGATGATGATAATATAAGAATGCTTGAAGATTTCAAGGAAAGATGTGAAAAAGAACTTATGAATATACAACAGGCTTGTAGAAGTAGATGCGAAAAGAATAAGGATGAAATTTATTGGAGTATCACTGCTGATTATGGAGAATATTATTATGACATGTGTATTAATTGGGCTAAGAATAGTATTAATAAATTGAAAGGAGAAAAAGAGTGA
- a CDS encoding ABC transporter ATP-binding protein codes for MKVIEVNNLVKKYGDLTAVDNISFAVDKGDICAILGPNGSGKTTTIKSICNLIIPDSGDIRLYGKRNVKSIDKVAALFEGTRNLYWRLTPRENLRYFAGIRGLGGKKVEDKIDSLLDDFDLSDKKDTVVNNLSRGMKQKVAIAMALICDTEIVILDEPTLGLDVKSFMEIKNILKYIANNMKKTVLLCTHDMNLVEEVCNDVVILNNGKIVVHDTMSNLLDMFKSMTYEINLQHTINEQEKICLSKLDYELYLVNEGNSLEIDILDIRDIYDIIDSLKQNKILIKEFKQKNVNFERVYLNLTSEVND; via the coding sequence ATGAAAGTTATTGAAGTCAATAATTTAGTGAAAAAATATGGAGACCTAACAGCTGTAGATAATATTTCTTTTGCAGTTGATAAAGGAGATATATGTGCAATCCTTGGTCCCAACGGATCGGGAAAAACCACTACAATAAAAAGCATATGTAATTTGATTATCCCTGATTCAGGAGATATTAGACTTTATGGCAAGAGAAATGTAAAATCCATAGATAAAGTGGCAGCGCTTTTTGAAGGAACTAGAAATCTATATTGGAGATTGACGCCTAGAGAGAATTTAAGATATTTTGCAGGAATAAGAGGTTTAGGTGGCAAGAAAGTCGAAGATAAAATCGATAGTCTCCTTGATGACTTTGATTTATCAGATAAGAAAGATACGGTAGTCAATAATTTATCAAGAGGTATGAAGCAAAAAGTAGCAATAGCCATGGCATTAATATGTGATACAGAGATAGTCATTCTAGATGAACCTACTCTTGGGCTAGATGTCAAAAGCTTTATGGAAATAAAAAACATACTTAAGTATATAGCTAACAATATGAAGAAAACGGTACTTCTATGTACCCATGATATGAATTTGGTTGAAGAAGTATGTAATGATGTCGTCATATTGAATAATGGAAAAATAGTAGTTCATGATACGATGAGCAATCTTCTGGATATGTTTAAAAGCATGACTTACGAAATAAATTTACAACATACTATTAACGAACAAGAAAAAATCTGCTTATCTAAGTTAGATTATGAATTATATCTTGTCAACGAAGGAAACTCTTTAGAAATCGATATACTAGATATTAGGGATATATATGACATAATAGATAGCTTAAAGCAAAATAAAATATTGATAAAAGAATTTAAACAGAAAAACGTTAACTTCGAAAGAGTTTATTTGAATCTTACTAGTGAGGTGAATGATTGA
- a CDS encoding ABC transporter permease: MKIFYLVKVSIEKSFKELIRYKFNTIANILSLYVLFIAMFYGVKVFGNYMNVSPIELGETMEGFVIGYFLWTIMLMVYENIAYSISKDANTGTLEQISMTDMGFRKILIVRSICDLVINLIVSFIILVFIMATTGYQLNINVGPLLLLIILGIFSMFGISLIFGGLALIFKKVQSFLNIIQYFFIAILVPTKSMIGEVGISLIPFRPAIDKVYDITLGGQKLYDFPISDYIILIANSAIYFIIGLIVFEKCSKVARKKGLLGQY; encoded by the coding sequence ATGAAGATATTTTATTTAGTGAAAGTGTCCATAGAAAAATCTTTTAAAGAGCTGATTAGATATAAATTCAATACCATTGCTAACATATTGAGTCTATACGTACTTTTTATTGCCATGTTTTATGGAGTGAAAGTGTTTGGAAATTATATGAATGTAAGTCCTATAGAGTTGGGAGAAACAATGGAAGGCTTCGTTATTGGTTATTTCCTTTGGACCATAATGCTAATGGTTTATGAAAATATAGCCTACAGTATAAGTAAGGATGCCAATACAGGTACCTTAGAGCAAATTAGTATGACTGATATGGGGTTTAGAAAGATATTGATAGTTAGAAGTATTTGCGATTTGGTAATCAATCTGATAGTTTCTTTTATCATTTTAGTATTTATCATGGCAACAACAGGATATCAACTTAATATCAATGTGGGACCGTTGCTACTCTTAATTATTTTAGGTATATTCAGTATGTTTGGTATTAGTCTGATTTTTGGAGGGTTAGCTCTTATTTTTAAAAAGGTGCAATCATTCTTAAATATAATTCAATATTTTTTCATTGCTATATTAGTTCCAACTAAAAGCATGATAGGAGAGGTGGGGATATCATTGATTCCATTCAGACCAGCTATAGATAAAGTATATGATATAACTTTGGGTGGACAGAAGTTATACGATTTTCCTATTTCTGATTACATAATATTAATTGCTAATTCAGCTATTTATTTTATTATCGGGTTAATAGTTTTTGAAAAATGTAGTAAAGTTGCTAGAAAAAAAGGTTTATTAGGACAATATTAA
- a CDS encoding ABC transporter substrate-binding protein, with amino-acid sequence MKKFLTLFLVLTLIVSFTACSKKAEETDTDPNNDVEVEENDDGQDVEEEEEEEEEGWNPSGHVTIGTPNYNGFFINGWGNNAYDGNIRQLVFGGASTSPAGLMTSTEDGQIVENSIVESREKSDDGIVHTFKLKPDLVYSDGTPLTADDVIFTYDFYMNAEDITAAGGTSSLHEYVDKVEKIDDLTVKFTLKAKYYATDSLVFIVNILCEEWAMKDKPADKTIQQHVKDSIISNPIGYGPYKIVEYKEGQYVKLTVNENYIGNYEGIKPEIKDIIAKVVSDETQLDELLTGSIDILPGVVEAEEIEAVKADDNFDYCNYPRQGYGHLTFHADFGPVRHKEVRQAIAYTIDRVVFREAFLGKYSLSTDGPYTTNYWMIDEKWVDDNLTKYTSDKEKVNEILSAAGWAKGSDGIWAKDGEKLEIKVAAGSQDWADTLNLTMGKAGKEFGIKFDVSFVDFAILLDHYYGQGLAENERKYHMYALATTLDIVYDGYDNWHSDKIVDPWGSGVGTNTSRFNNDKCDELLLTMRTAESDEVYKNAYREWVILMNDEMPVLPLYSNDYHDLYSKRLKGFNTNAIWGWVPALLKTTLK; translated from the coding sequence ATGAAAAAATTTTTAACGTTGTTTCTAGTTTTGACTCTAATTGTTTCATTTACAGCATGTAGTAAAAAAGCTGAAGAAACTGATACAGACCCAAATAATGATGTTGAAGTTGAAGAAAATGATGATGGTCAAGATGTTGAGGAGGAAGAAGAGGAAGAAGAAGAAGGATGGAATCCTTCAGGTCATGTAACTATTGGAACTCCTAACTATAATGGCTTTTTTATCAATGGTTGGGGTAATAATGCTTATGATGGTAACATACGTCAATTAGTATTTGGTGGTGCTAGTACTTCACCTGCAGGATTAATGACTAGTACTGAAGATGGACAGATTGTAGAAAATTCAATTGTTGAATCTAGAGAGAAAAGCGACGATGGAATAGTTCACACATTCAAACTTAAACCAGATTTAGTATATTCAGATGGTACTCCATTAACTGCTGATGATGTAATATTTACATATGATTTTTATATGAATGCCGAAGATATAACAGCTGCAGGTGGTACTTCTAGTCTACATGAATATGTTGATAAAGTAGAAAAAATTGATGATTTGACTGTTAAGTTCACCTTAAAAGCGAAATATTATGCTACTGATAGTCTCGTGTTTATTGTAAATATATTATGTGAAGAATGGGCTATGAAAGATAAACCAGCAGACAAAACAATTCAGCAACATGTAAAAGATAGTATAATTAGTAATCCTATAGGTTATGGTCCATATAAGATTGTTGAGTATAAAGAAGGGCAATATGTTAAACTTACAGTTAACGAGAATTATATTGGAAATTATGAAGGGATAAAACCTGAAATTAAAGACATTATTGCAAAAGTTGTTTCTGATGAAACACAGCTTGATGAACTACTTACTGGAAGTATAGATATATTGCCAGGTGTAGTTGAAGCTGAAGAGATTGAAGCAGTAAAAGCAGATGATAATTTTGATTATTGTAATTATCCAAGGCAAGGTTATGGTCATCTTACATTCCATGCTGATTTTGGACCAGTAAGACATAAAGAAGTTCGCCAAGCTATAGCATACACAATTGATAGAGTAGTATTTCGTGAAGCATTTTTAGGTAAATATTCTCTAAGTACAGATGGACCTTACACTACAAATTATTGGATGATAGACGAAAAATGGGTTGACGATAACTTAACTAAGTATACATCTGATAAAGAAAAGGTTAATGAAATTTTATCAGCAGCAGGTTGGGCTAAAGGTTCAGATGGTATTTGGGCAAAAGATGGTGAAAAACTTGAAATAAAAGTTGCAGCAGGTTCTCAAGATTGGGCAGATACACTTAATCTTACAATGGGTAAAGCTGGTAAGGAATTTGGAATTAAATTTGATGTATCTTTTGTTGACTTTGCAATATTATTAGATCATTATTATGGTCAAGGATTAGCTGAAAACGAAAGAAAATATCATATGTATGCTTTAGCTACGACTCTTGATATAGTATATGATGGTTATGATAACTGGCACTCAGATAAAATTGTTGATCCATGGGGAAGTGGTGTTGGTACAAATACTTCTCGTTTTAACAATGATAAATGTGATGAGTTACTTCTCACTATGAGAACTGCAGAGAGTGATGAAGTATATAAGAATGCATATAGAGAATGGGTAATATTAATGAATGATGAAATGCCAGTATTACCACTATATTCTAATGATTATCATGATTTATATAGTAAGAGATTAAAAGGATTTAATACTAATGCAATATGGGGCTGGGTACCTGCATTACTTAAAACAACACTTAAATAA
- a CDS encoding ABC transporter permease, translating to MENIDIKHESDYKKPSFLEKYSPLIKYILKRLLLIIPVILIISFFIFSIVEFMPGDPLNAFLNPEQLTGTPEEIEQKRLFFTQKLGLNDPFIVRFFRWWKQLLSGEFGYSVIKNRPVKEFIGEHILNSFKANLLGFALAFVLSIVIGIKSAVKKNSIFDKFFTVFSIAGISLPRFFLAMLLIFLFSITLKWLPISGMTDPMGYRPDFQYYILPVLVITLAELAFLLKYVRNSMLEVLKQDYIRTARAKGLSEKVVIYRHAFRNALIPIVTLLGANIPLLFSGSIIVEKIFVWPGIGNLINDSYKFRDRSVLIVALIFFALLTLLGNLMQDVGYSLVDPRIREGGKK from the coding sequence TTGGAAAACATAGATATAAAACATGAATCAGATTATAAAAAACCTTCTTTTTTAGAAAAATATTCACCACTCATTAAATACATACTTAAAAGATTATTACTGATCATCCCAGTTATCTTAATAATTTCATTTTTTATCTTTTCTATTGTAGAATTTATGCCAGGCGATCCTTTAAATGCGTTTTTAAATCCAGAGCAGCTTACTGGTACCCCTGAAGAAATTGAACAAAAACGTTTGTTTTTTACACAAAAACTCGGACTTAATGATCCTTTTATAGTTAGGTTTTTTAGATGGTGGAAACAATTATTAAGTGGAGAGTTTGGATATTCCGTAATTAAAAATAGACCTGTTAAAGAGTTTATTGGTGAGCATATTTTAAATTCATTTAAAGCTAATTTACTTGGCTTTGCGTTGGCTTTTGTGTTATCAATAGTTATAGGTATCAAATCAGCAGTTAAAAAGAATTCAATATTTGATAAATTTTTTACTGTATTTTCAATAGCTGGGATTTCATTGCCTAGATTTTTTCTAGCTATGTTATTAATATTTCTATTTTCAATCACTTTGAAATGGTTACCAATATCAGGTATGACGGATCCTATGGGTTATAGACCTGATTTTCAGTATTACATATTACCTGTATTAGTTATAACCTTAGCTGAATTAGCATTTCTATTGAAATATGTTCGTAATTCGATGTTAGAGGTCTTAAAACAAGATTATATAAGGACTGCAAGGGCAAAAGGACTTAGTGAAAAAGTTGTTATATATAGACATGCATTTAGAAATGCACTTATACCTATTGTAACATTATTAGGTGCTAATATACCTTTGTTATTTAGCGGTTCTATTATAGTTGAGAAAATTTTTGTGTGGCCAGGTATAGGGAACTTGATTAATGATTCATATAAATTTAGAGATAGAAGTGTATTAATAGTTGCACTTATATTTTTTGCGCTGTTAACATTGTTAGGAAATCTTATGCAGGATGTTGGCTATTCGCTAGTTGATCCAAGAATTAGAGAAGGAGGGAAAAAATAA
- a CDS encoding ABC transporter permease, translating to MSLNKEIKHERIISPTRLMFIKFRANRLAMFGFWIFIAIVIFVLGFKLYTVLINYDFANLSEIGEGSYTSPNSEHWFGTDKYGRDYFYRVITGGYIALKVAVLSTLMIVVIGVIFGAISGYFGGYVDVVLMRIAEIVISFPFLALAIAISAMFADYPDETRLFIMIFIIGLLGWPSLARMVRGQILSLKEQEFMTATKVLGISTRKQITKHLIPNVIAYVIVAATINFATSIMLEASLSYLGLSVKEPVATWGGLLQRASTSVVMKNYWWLWVFPGILLFLLVMSVNLIGEGLRDAVDPKSEVIKKISLFSRIGRFFSKTFGGAKGGESIRS from the coding sequence ATGTCATTAAATAAAGAAATAAAACATGAAAGAATAATCTCTCCAACTCGGTTAATGTTTATTAAATTTAGAGCAAATAGATTAGCAATGTTCGGTTTCTGGATTTTCATTGCTATTGTAATATTTGTATTAGGGTTTAAGTTGTACACCGTTTTAATTAATTATGACTTTGCTAATTTATCAGAAATCGGAGAAGGTTCGTATACATCACCTAATAGTGAACATTGGTTTGGAACTGATAAATATGGTCGTGATTATTTTTACAGAGTAATTACAGGTGGATATATAGCTCTAAAAGTAGCAGTATTATCTACTTTGATGATTGTAGTTATCGGTGTGATTTTTGGTGCAATATCTGGATATTTTGGAGGATATGTGGATGTTGTTTTAATGCGTATTGCTGAGATAGTTATATCATTTCCATTTTTAGCATTAGCAATAGCTATATCTGCTATGTTTGCTGATTATCCAGATGAAACTAGATTATTTATTATGATATTTATTATTGGTCTATTAGGTTGGCCAAGTTTAGCTAGGATGGTTCGGGGGCAAATTTTATCACTAAAGGAACAAGAATTTATGACTGCAACAAAAGTACTTGGTATATCAACACGAAAACAAATAACTAAACACCTTATTCCCAATGTTATTGCTTATGTAATAGTAGCTGCAACTATAAATTTTGCTACTTCTATTATGCTTGAGGCATCTCTATCGTATTTAGGACTTTCGGTTAAAGAACCAGTTGCTACGTGGGGAGGATTGCTCCAAAGAGCGTCTACATCAGTTGTCATGAAAAATTATTGGTGGCTATGGGTATTTCCAGGGATATTATTGTTTTTACTTGTAATGAGTGTTAATTTAATTGGAGAAGGACTTAGAGATGCTGTTGATCCAAAGTCAGAAGTAATTAAAAAGATAAGTTTATTTAGTAGAATTGGCAGATTCTTTAGTAAAACATTTGGAGGTGCAAAAGGTGGGGAAAGTATTAGAAGTTAA
- a CDS encoding ABC transporter ATP-binding protein, with translation MGKVLEVNNLCTYFFTDKGIVKAVNGVDFHIEEGKTLGIVGESGSGKSVTALSILNLLDYPGKIVEGEIVFNGKNLVNSSISEMRKIRGNKISMIFQEPMTSLNPVLRIGKQLTEPLMLHQKLSKKEAWVKAIDLLRNVKIPTPERVINCYPHEFSGGMRQRVMIAMALACRPQLLIADEPTTALDVTIQAQIFKLMNELKETFNTAIMFITHDLGVIAELSDDVVVMYCGQVVERAPVNKIFGTKKFEHPYTGGLLKSIPKLDEDLEKLEQIDGSVPHPLNLPKGCRFAPRCKYATEKCNKEMPELIKVEEDHFVRCFYPEMGKDYE, from the coding sequence GTGGGGAAAGTATTAGAAGTTAATAATCTGTGTACGTATTTTTTTACTGATAAAGGTATTGTAAAAGCTGTTAACGGTGTGGATTTTCACATTGAAGAAGGAAAAACACTTGGTATAGTAGGAGAATCAGGTAGCGGAAAATCAGTAACTGCATTAAGTATTCTAAATTTGTTGGATTATCCAGGGAAAATTGTAGAAGGAGAAATAGTTTTTAATGGTAAAAATCTTGTCAATTCAAGTATTAGTGAAATGAGAAAGATTAGAGGAAATAAGATATCTATGATATTTCAAGAACCTATGACATCCCTAAATCCTGTATTAAGAATTGGAAAACAGTTAACAGAACCTCTTATGCTTCATCAAAAGCTATCTAAAAAAGAGGCTTGGGTAAAGGCTATAGACCTTCTTAGAAATGTAAAAATACCTACACCTGAGAGGGTAATAAATTGTTATCCTCATGAATTTTCTGGAGGGATGCGACAAAGAGTTATGATAGCTATGGCATTAGCTTGTAGACCACAGTTACTTATTGCTGATGAACCTACAACAGCATTGGATGTAACAATTCAAGCACAGATTTTTAAGTTAATGAATGAATTAAAAGAAACGTTTAATACTGCTATTATGTTTATAACTCATGATTTAGGAGTTATAGCTGAGTTATCAGATGATGTTGTTGTTATGTATTGTGGACAAGTGGTGGAAAGGGCGCCAGTAAACAAGATATTTGGAACTAAGAAATTCGAACATCCATATACAGGAGGATTATTGAAATCTATTCCGAAACTAGATGAAGATTTGGAGAAACTTGAACAAATAGACGGGAGTGTTCCACACCCACTAAATTTACCAAAAGGATGTAGATTTGCACCTAGGTGTAAGTATGCAACTGAAAAGTGTAATAAAGAAATGCCAGAATTAATAAAGGTGGAAGAAGATCATTTTGTAAGATGTTTCTATCCGGAAATGGGGAAAGATTATGAATAA